A DNA window from Hydrogenophaga taeniospiralis contains the following coding sequences:
- the pheA gene encoding prephenate dehydratase: protein MTQPTQSEALGALRVQIDSLDQQLLSLLNQRARVAEQVGEIKRAEGSPFFRPDRVAQVIEKIQAANQGPLLNQHVASIWREIMSACLALEAPQRVAVLGPQGTFCEQAAIEFFGGAANLIYCANFDEVFHATAAGTAQYGVVGMENSTEGVVARSLDLFLRSPVHVVGEVSLLVRHNLLRQVNDLKGIEVVMAHPQALAQCQNWLSQHLPHAERRAVDSNAEGARLAATNPAWAGLASERAAAQFGLHIVAHAIQDEAYNRTRFAVICLPQTLAMPPATGKDCTSLVVSVPNRPGAVHDLLVPLKNNGVSMTRFESRPAKSGQWEYYFYIDIAGHPSQPHVAAALEELKGLCAFYKVLGAYPVSE, encoded by the coding sequence ATGACGCAACCCACACAATCCGAGGCCCTCGGAGCCCTGCGCGTCCAGATCGATTCGCTCGACCAGCAGTTGCTGTCGCTGCTCAACCAGCGTGCGCGGGTGGCCGAGCAGGTGGGCGAGATCAAGCGCGCCGAAGGCTCGCCCTTCTTCCGCCCGGATCGCGTCGCCCAGGTCATCGAGAAAATCCAGGCGGCCAACCAGGGGCCGTTGCTCAACCAGCACGTGGCGTCCATCTGGCGCGAAATCATGTCGGCCTGTCTGGCGCTGGAAGCGCCGCAGCGGGTCGCCGTGCTCGGGCCGCAGGGAACGTTCTGCGAGCAGGCGGCGATCGAGTTTTTCGGTGGCGCCGCCAACCTGATCTACTGCGCCAACTTCGACGAGGTGTTCCACGCCACGGCGGCGGGCACCGCCCAGTACGGCGTGGTGGGCATGGAAAACTCCACCGAAGGGGTGGTGGCCCGTTCGCTGGACCTGTTCCTGCGCTCGCCGGTGCATGTCGTGGGCGAGGTCAGCCTGCTGGTGCGGCACAACCTGCTGCGCCAGGTGAACGACCTCAAAGGCATCGAGGTCGTCATGGCGCACCCGCAGGCGCTCGCGCAATGCCAGAACTGGCTGAGCCAGCACCTGCCCCATGCCGAACGCCGCGCCGTGGACAGCAACGCCGAAGGCGCCCGCCTGGCCGCCACCAACCCGGCCTGGGCCGGGCTGGCCAGCGAACGGGCCGCCGCGCAGTTCGGTCTGCACATCGTGGCCCATGCGATCCAGGACGAGGCCTACAACCGCACGCGTTTCGCGGTGATCTGCCTGCCGCAGACACTGGCCATGCCGCCCGCCACCGGCAAGGATTGCACCAGCCTCGTGGTGTCGGTGCCCAACCGGCCGGGCGCGGTGCACGACCTGCTGGTGCCGCTGAAGAACAACGGCGTGTCCATGACGCGCTTCGAGTCGCGTCCGGCCAAATCCGGGCAGTGGGAGTATTACTTCTACATCGACATCGCGGGCCACCCCTCGCAGCCGCACGTGGCGGCCGCCCTCGAGGAGCTGAAGGGGCTGTGCGCGTTCTACAAGGTGCTGGGTGCGTACCCGGTCAGCGAATGA
- a CDS encoding prephenate dehydrogenase, which translates to MFEQLGLIGCGLMGGSFALALKKAGLVKRVVGYSKSPSTTERARQMGVIDVEAPSALLAVSGADLVLLAVPVSATETTFKAIRHLVGPDTLIMDVGSTKREVIDAARRVLRDQVGVFVPAHPITGKELAGVENADADLYTGRQVILTPIERTQTAQLNKAHAVWTALGCHVKQMTPEAHDAAYAAVSHLPHMIAFALMNAVTGQPQGEEFLSLAGPGFRDFTRIAASDPSIWRDILMSNREELIAQSRHFQRALHAFETAIAADNPDALESLIDRASTSRAHWRMSAIKPRS; encoded by the coding sequence ATGTTTGAACAACTGGGACTGATCGGTTGCGGCCTGATGGGTGGCTCATTCGCACTCGCGCTCAAGAAGGCGGGGCTGGTCAAGCGCGTGGTGGGCTACAGCAAGTCGCCTTCCACCACCGAACGGGCACGTCAAATGGGCGTGATCGATGTGGAAGCGCCCTCGGCCCTGCTGGCGGTCAGCGGCGCGGACCTGGTGTTGCTGGCGGTGCCGGTGTCGGCCACCGAAACGACCTTCAAGGCCATTCGCCACCTGGTGGGCCCTGACACGCTCATCATGGACGTGGGTTCGACCAAGCGCGAGGTGATCGACGCCGCGCGCCGCGTGCTGCGTGACCAGGTCGGCGTGTTCGTGCCCGCCCACCCGATCACAGGCAAGGAACTCGCCGGCGTGGAGAACGCCGATGCGGATCTGTACACCGGACGCCAGGTGATTCTGACGCCCATTGAGCGCACACAGACCGCCCAGCTGAACAAGGCTCACGCGGTCTGGACGGCGCTGGGCTGCCATGTCAAACAGATGACGCCCGAGGCCCACGACGCCGCCTATGCGGCCGTGAGTCACCTGCCGCACATGATTGCGTTTGCCTTGATGAACGCCGTCACCGGGCAGCCGCAAGGCGAAGAGTTCCTTTCGCTGGCCGGCCCTGGCTTTCGCGACTTCACCCGCATCGCGGCGAGTGATCCGAGCATCTGGCGCGACATCCTCATGTCCAACCGCGAAGAGCTCATCGCCCAGTCCCGGCACTTCCAGCGTGCCCTGCATGCCTTTGAAACCGCGATCGCCGCGGACAACCCGGATGCACTGGAGTCGCTGATTGACCGCGCCAGCACTTCACGCGCCCACTGGCGCATGAGCGCCATCAAACCCCGCAGTTGA
- a CDS encoding bifunctional 3-phosphoshikimate 1-carboxyvinyltransferase/cytidylate kinase — MYSIDHLDIPPLKSAGGAVRLPGSKSISNRVLLLAALSVGHTDITDLLDSDDTRVMLAALAQLGCRIEPQDDGALRVHGLGGALPVKTAQLFLGNAGTAMRPLTAALALLASQHGGAFELSGIARMHERPIGDLVDALRQLGCPVDCLGQEGYPPLRLGNGQPQALNLDAPIRVRGDVSSQFLTALLLALPLVARKDIHIDVVGELISRPYIEITLNLLERFGVQVQRDGWSRFTIPAGSRYTSPGRIPVEGDASSASYFIALGALAPATPGRDGITIEGVGLASIQGDIRFVEAARLMGAQITGEANRLHIRRGLWPLKAIELDCNHIPDAAMTLAVMALYADGTTTLRNIASWRVKETDRIVAMATECRKLGATVEEGADFIRITPPATPAHWRAASIHTYDDHRVAMCFSLAAFNPASLPVRIEDPKCVAKTFPDYFEALFDVCQADAARIPVICIDGPTASGKGTLAAEVAQRLGYHLLDSGALYRLVGLAAGKAGLSTAEDDLRQPEQAQRLGTLASGLQVRFDGPRIWLDGVDVSDALRSEVAGMAASRVSAVPEVRAALLTLQHGFRRLPGLVADGRDMGTVIFPDAPLKVYLTASAEQRAQRRYKQLISKGIAANITSLLADLEKRDHRDSSRAHAPLKPAEDALQLDNSGLDVEQSVQQVLNWWQGKTVFSGN; from the coding sequence ATGTACTCCATCGACCATCTCGACATTCCGCCATTGAAGAGCGCGGGCGGCGCCGTCCGCCTGCCAGGTTCCAAGAGCATCTCCAACCGGGTTTTGCTGCTGGCGGCACTGAGCGTGGGCCACACCGACATCACCGATCTGCTCGATTCGGACGACACACGCGTGATGCTGGCGGCCCTCGCGCAGTTGGGCTGTCGCATCGAACCCCAGGACGACGGCGCGTTGCGGGTGCACGGTCTGGGTGGGGCGCTACCCGTGAAGACCGCGCAGCTGTTCCTGGGCAACGCCGGCACCGCCATGCGCCCGCTCACCGCGGCCCTGGCGCTGCTGGCCAGTCAGCACGGTGGCGCGTTCGAGCTCAGTGGCATCGCCCGCATGCACGAGCGGCCGATCGGCGACCTGGTGGACGCCCTGCGGCAGCTGGGTTGCCCGGTGGACTGCCTCGGTCAGGAAGGTTATCCGCCCCTGCGGCTGGGCAATGGTCAGCCGCAGGCGTTGAACCTCGATGCGCCCATCCGCGTGCGCGGCGATGTGTCCAGCCAGTTTCTCACCGCCCTGCTGCTGGCCCTGCCTCTGGTGGCCCGGAAGGATATCCACATCGACGTGGTCGGCGAACTGATTTCCCGGCCCTACATCGAAATCACGCTCAACCTGCTGGAAAGGTTCGGCGTCCAGGTCCAGCGAGATGGCTGGTCGCGCTTCACCATTCCGGCGGGCAGCCGCTACACCTCGCCCGGGCGCATTCCCGTCGAAGGCGACGCTTCATCGGCCAGCTATTTCATCGCGCTGGGTGCGCTGGCACCCGCGACACCTGGCAGGGACGGCATCACCATCGAAGGCGTGGGCCTGGCCTCCATCCAGGGCGACATCCGCTTCGTGGAGGCCGCCCGCCTGATGGGCGCGCAGATCACCGGCGAGGCCAACCGGCTGCACATCCGGCGTGGGTTGTGGCCACTCAAGGCCATCGAGCTGGACTGCAACCACATCCCGGACGCGGCGATGACGCTGGCCGTGATGGCGCTCTACGCCGACGGCACCACCACCCTGCGCAACATCGCCAGTTGGCGCGTGAAAGAAACCGATCGCATCGTCGCCATGGCCACCGAATGCCGCAAGCTCGGCGCCACTGTGGAAGAAGGCGCGGACTTCATCCGCATCACACCACCGGCCACCCCGGCGCACTGGCGGGCCGCCTCCATCCACACCTACGACGACCACCGTGTCGCCATGTGCTTTTCGCTCGCGGCGTTCAACCCGGCAAGCCTGCCGGTGCGCATCGAAGACCCGAAATGCGTGGCCAAGACCTTCCCGGACTACTTCGAGGCCCTGTTCGACGTGTGCCAGGCAGACGCCGCCCGCATCCCGGTGATCTGCATCGACGGCCCCACCGCCTCCGGCAAGGGCACCCTGGCGGCCGAGGTCGCGCAACGGCTGGGCTACCACCTGCTGGATTCCGGCGCCCTGTACCGGCTGGTGGGCCTTGCGGCCGGCAAGGCCGGCTTGTCCACCGCCGAAGACGATCTGCGCCAGCCCGAGCAGGCCCAGCGCCTGGGCACATTGGCGTCGGGGCTGCAGGTGCGCTTTGACGGCCCGCGCATCTGGCTCGATGGCGTGGACGTGAGCGATGCGCTGCGCAGCGAAGTGGCTGGCATGGCGGCCTCGCGCGTGTCGGCCGTGCCCGAGGTGCGCGCCGCCCTGCTGACCCTGCAGCACGGTTTTCGCCGCCTGCCCGGGCTGGTGGCCGATGGGCGTGACATGGGCACCGTGATCTTTCCGGACGCGCCGCTCAAGGTGTACCTCACCGCAAGCGCCGAGCAGCGCGCCCAACGGCGATATAAGCAGTTGATTTCAAAGGGAATTGCTGCTAACATCACCAGTCTTTTGGCAGACTTGGAAAAGCGCGACCACCGGGATTCGTCCCGGGCACACGCCCCACTCAAGCCGGCCGAAGATGCCTTGCAACTGGACAACTCCGGGCTGGACGTCGAGCAATCGGTGCAGCAGGTGTTGAACTGGTGGCAGGGCAAAACGGTGTTCTCGGGCAACTGA
- the serC gene encoding 3-phosphoserine/phosphohydroxythreonine transaminase has protein sequence MTRPYNFSAGPAAMPAEVLQQAASEMLDWHGSGMSVMEMSHRGKEFMSIIETAESDLRELLAVPAHFRILFMQGGGLAENAIVPLNLSRGGVVDFVVTGSWSQKSFKEAGKYCEARLAASNAAEAHTELPDPASWQLSRDAQYVHLCSNETINGIEVHQLPDLKVLGSDAPLVIDFSSHVASRPVDWSRVGLAFGGAQKNLGPAGLTLVVVREDLLGHALSICPSAFDYKTVADNASMYNTPPTYAIYMAGLTFQWLKRQSEGEFRGVAAMEQRNLAKATLLYDFIDQSQLYINKVARNCRSRMNVPFFLRDESRNEAFLAGAKAAGLLQLKGHKSVGGMRASLYNALPLAGVQALVTYMRDFEKTRA, from the coding sequence ATGACGCGCCCCTACAATTTTTCCGCCGGTCCGGCCGCCATGCCGGCCGAGGTGCTGCAGCAAGCGGCCAGCGAGATGCTCGACTGGCACGGTAGCGGCATGAGCGTGATGGAGATGAGCCACCGCGGCAAGGAGTTCATGTCCATCATCGAGACGGCCGAATCGGATCTGCGCGAACTGCTGGCCGTTCCGGCCCATTTCCGCATCCTGTTCATGCAGGGCGGCGGTCTGGCTGAAAACGCTATCGTTCCGCTGAACCTCTCGCGTGGCGGGGTGGTGGACTTTGTGGTCACCGGCAGCTGGAGCCAGAAGTCGTTCAAGGAGGCCGGCAAATACTGCGAGGCCCGCCTGGCCGCCAGCAATGCGGCAGAAGCGCACACTGAGTTGCCCGACCCCGCTTCGTGGCAGCTCAGCCGCGATGCCCAGTACGTGCACCTCTGCAGCAACGAAACCATCAACGGGATCGAAGTCCATCAGTTGCCCGACCTCAAAGTGCTGGGCAGCGATGCGCCGCTGGTGATCGACTTTTCCTCGCACGTTGCATCGCGACCGGTTGACTGGTCGCGTGTCGGCCTGGCTTTTGGCGGCGCCCAGAAGAATCTGGGGCCAGCCGGTCTCACGCTGGTGGTGGTGCGCGAGGACCTGCTGGGGCACGCGCTGTCCATCTGCCCGAGTGCGTTCGACTACAAGACCGTGGCCGACAACGCATCCATGTACAACACGCCCCCTACCTACGCCATCTACATGGCCGGCCTGACCTTCCAGTGGCTCAAGCGCCAGAGCGAGGGTGAGTTCCGCGGCGTGGCGGCCATGGAGCAGCGCAATCTGGCCAAGGCCACCCTGCTCTACGACTTCATCGACCAGTCGCAGCTGTACATCAACAAGGTGGCCCGGAACTGCCGCTCGCGCATGAACGTGCCTTTTTTCCTGCGCGACGAGTCGCGCAACGAGGCCTTCCTGGCCGGCGCGAAGGCCGCGGGCCTGTTGCAGCTCAAGGGCCACAAATCGGTCGGTGGCATGCGCGCCAGCCTCTACAACGCCTTGCCGCTGGCGGGTGTACAAGCGCTGGTGACCTACATGCGCGATTTCGAGAAAACCCGGGCCTGA